In Thermoanaerobacterium xylanolyticum LX-11, the genomic window AAGATTGAGATGCTTTCTCGTTTTAGAAGCAACAAGGAACAATCGCAAATAATTAAAATGGTAGCTGATGGTACCGTAGACATTCTGGTGGGGACACACAAGATTTTGCAAAACGATGTGAAGTTTAAAGACCTTGGACTTTTAATCATAGATGAAGAGCAGAGATTTGGTGTAAAACATAAGGAGAAGATTAAAAAACTTAAGGAAAACATCGATGTATTATCTCTTTCTGCGACACCTATTCCAAGGACACTTCACATGTCCCTTATCGGTATAAGAGACATGAGCGTATTGGAGAATCCTCCAGAAGATAGGTATCCAGTTCAGACATATGTGGTAGAATTTAATGAAGACCTCATAAGAGATGCAATTTTGAGGGAATTAGGGCGTGGAGGACAAGTTTACTTTGTCTACAACAGAATTGATGGCATTGAAAGAATTGCTTCGATTTTAAAAGAGTTAGTGCCTGAAGCTCGTATTGCTGTTGCACATGGTCAGATGGATGAAGGAAAACTGGAAGATATCATGATAGGATTCTTAAACAGGGAATATGACATATTAGTGTGTACTACAATAATTGAAACGGGCTTGGACATACCAAATGTAAATACCATAATAGTGTATGATTCGGATAAGATGGGGCTTTCGCAATTGTATCAATTAAGAGGAAGAGTTGGAAGGTCTAATAGATTAGCTTATGCGTATTTTACTTACAGGAAAGATAAAGTTATTTCAGAAGTGGCAGAAAAGAGGCTTGAGGCAATAAAGGAATTTACGGAGTTTGGCTCAGGGTTTAAAATCGCCATGAGAGATTTAGAGATAAGAGGTGCTGGAAATCTTTTGGGAGCTGAGCAACATGGGCATATAGATGCTGTAGGGTATGACATGTACCTGAGGCTTCTCGATGAGGCAATCAAAAACTTAAAAGGGGTATCTGAAGAAGACAAGCCCAATACAGCAATCGACATTAAAGTTAGCGCTTATATAGATAAAGAGTATATTGAAGATGAAAATCAAAGGCTTGAGATTTATAAAAAGATTTCTTCTATCGAAAACGAAAAAGACGTTGAAGATATAAAGGACGAGCTTATTGACAGGTTTAAAGAGTATCCGAAAGCCGTAGAAGCTCTTATAGATGTGGCTTATTTAAAAGCGCTGGCAAGAGATGCAAACATATTGGAGATTACTGAAAGAGGAAATTCCGTAATCTTGAAGTTTAAGGACAATAAGTCTATAAATTCAAGCATAGTTGATGCTTTAGTTAATGAATTTAAAGGTAAAATAATGTTTTCAGGTCAAATTCCGCCATACATCACCTATAAATATGGCAAAAAGGAAGACTTATTGAAGGAATTGATCGATTTGGTCAGCAAGATTAAATGTTTGCAGATAAATTAAAACTGATATATAATGAGTATATAAATAGTAATGTGAAAGGATGAATGCATTGAAGCTTAAAAGATTAGGAGCATTTTTAGCATTGACGTTGGTCCTTACTACACTGACTTCTTGCGGTGTAAACAAAAACATTGTTGCGAAAGTTGATGGTCAAGACATAACGTTAAAAGAATATCAGGATTCATTTAATCAGGTTAAGGCGCAGATAGAAAGCGATCCACAGTACACTAAAGATATCTGGAATCAAAACTACAATGAGCAAAAGTTTATTGACGTAGTTGAGAATTCTGTATTGGACAATCTGATTCTGGAGAAGCTTTTACTGAAAGAAGCTGAAAAAGAGAAGTTTACAGCGAAAGACAAAGAAATAACCGATGAATACAGTGCGGAAAAAGCCACAAACAGCAAAGTCACCAAAGAGATGGCGAAAGACAATGTCCTTATAAATAAGCTTGTAGATAGCTGGACGAAAAATGTAAAAGTTACTGACAGTGAAGCTTTAAAATACTATAACGACAATAAAAGTCAGTTTGAGGTTGTTAAAGCCAGCCATATATTGGTTTCTGACGAGAAAACTGCCAATGAAATATACGATAAGCTTATGAAGGGCGCTAACTTTGCGGATCTTGCAAAACAATATTCGATAGATACTTCCACAAAGGACAATGGCGGTGAACTTGGAGAGTTTACAAGAGGCACAATGGTAAAAGAATTTGAAGATGCTGCATTTGCTCTAAAGCCGGGAGAAATATCGAAGCCGGTTAAGACACAGTATGGATATCACATAATAAAATCAGAAGCAAAGTACACAAAGTCTTTTGATGAAGCAAAAAGCAGCATAATATCCTACTTGGAAAACAACAAAAAGCAAGACATATTTAATCAGAAATCAGAAGCTTTAAAGAAAGCAGCTAAGATTGAGAAATTTCCTCAGAATATAAAAGTAACAATATAAAAGACACTTAAAGAAGTGTCTTTTTTATGTATAAAATTATGGAAATGCATAAATACTAATCTTGAACTTAAAATTTCAGGAAATGGAGGTACATAATTTGAAAGCGACTGGAATTGTTAGAAGAATAGATGACCTTGGAAGAGTTGTAATTCCAAAGGAAATAAGAAGAACATTGAGGATTAGAGAAGGTGATCCGTTAGAGATTTTCACTGACAGAGAAGGTGAAATAATATTAAAGAAGTACTCTCCTATAAGTGAACTTGGAGACTTTGCACAAGAATATGCAGACAGCATATATCAATCAACAAAACAACCTGTTTGCATAACAGATGGTGACAATGTCATTGCTGTTGCAGGGATGCCTAAAAAAGAATTGATTGACAAACCGATAAGTCCAGAGTTAGAAAAGTACATGGAGGAAAAGAGGACTGTTATACTTGGCGAAGGCAAAGATAAAGGCACTATTGCAATAGCAGAAGGACAGGAATTTATGCCAGTATCACAGGTTATAGTTCCGATTATTTCACGAGGTGATACGATTGGAACTGTAATAATCTTTACGAGAGAAAGCGGCGTTGTTCTTACTGATGTTGAGGCTAAAATAGCTGAAACTGCTGCTACATTCTTAGGAAAACAAATGGAAGAATAATATATAACAAGTATATAGAACCCTGCATATTATAGTATATGAAAATGACTATAATGTTGTGGGGGGATCTTTATGCCTTTTAAAGTCAATGACATAGTAGTGAGGAAATCACACGGTTTTGATTTGCTGTTTAAAGTTATAGATGTCATAGAAAATAGAGGAACGAGACATTATCTGTTACACGGACTAAATATGCGCATTATTGCTGATGCACCTGAAGATGATCTTATGCCGGCTTCATTGACCAGGATTAACGAATACGATGAACCATATCAGAAAAAAGCAAATTATCTAATTAAAAAGATTGCTCAATCAAAAGATTTTAGAAAATCAAATGTGATGCGATCAAACCGAAGTGAGCCGTACGGCAAACCTGGCACGGTTCTCCATATAGATGGCGATGAAGGATATCTAAATATTTGCTTAGATGCATACAAGAAGGCAAATATAATAGCTTATGGAGAAATAGTAGATGAAAAAGAGCAGCCTGATAAAGTGGTGGCTTTACTAAATAAATACAAACCGGATATATTGGTACTGACAGGACATGATGGCGTGAAAAACACCAGAAACTATTCAGATCTAAACAACTATAGAAACTCAAAGTATTTTGTAGAAGCTGTAAAAAAAGCCAGAAGCTATGAGCCATCGTTGGATGATTTGGTGATTTTTGCAGGTGCTTGCCAGTCTAATTACGAAGCGTTAATATCATCAGGAGCAAATTATGCAAGTTCACCTGAAAGAGTGCTGATACACTGTCTTGATCCTGTTTTGGTGTGTGAAAAAGTAGCTTACGCTCATATAAATGAGATAGTAAAAATTGAAGAACTTATTCAGGATACCATCACAGGTTCGGCAGGGATTGGCGGATTGCAGACGATGGGAAAGTTTAGATATGGCGTTCCAAAGGCTAAATTTTAGCGAGTCAACTGACTCGCTATTAATTTTTCTCGGTATATATCGGATATTTCTCTATTTAGCGCATTTATTTGTGTTTTTAAGCATGTATTGATTTGTTGACAAACTACTTTTTCACTGGTATAATAATATATTTTATTTGACAGGAGATGAAAAATGTGTTATAATATTTTCAGAATTTTGTAAGGAGTGATAAAATTGGCCGATAGATTAGCCCTACATGAGATTAAAAAGAAGCTGGATGACCATGTTGGCTCCAGAGTCCGGCTAAAAACTAACGGTGGTAGAAAGAAGACAATAATCCGTGAAGGATTTTTAGAAAAAACATATCCCA contains:
- a CDS encoding peptidylprolyl isomerase codes for the protein MNALKLKRLGAFLALTLVLTTLTSCGVNKNIVAKVDGQDITLKEYQDSFNQVKAQIESDPQYTKDIWNQNYNEQKFIDVVENSVLDNLILEKLLLKEAEKEKFTAKDKEITDEYSAEKATNSKVTKEMAKDNVLINKLVDSWTKNVKVTDSEALKYYNDNKSQFEVVKASHILVSDEKTANEIYDKLMKGANFADLAKQYSIDTSTKDNGGELGEFTRGTMVKEFEDAAFALKPGEISKPVKTQYGYHIIKSEAKYTKSFDEAKSSIISYLENNKKQDIFNQKSEALKKAAKIEKFPQNIKVTI
- the spoVT gene encoding stage V sporulation protein T, with product MKATGIVRRIDDLGRVVIPKEIRRTLRIREGDPLEIFTDREGEIILKKYSPISELGDFAQEYADSIYQSTKQPVCITDGDNVIAVAGMPKKELIDKPISPELEKYMEEKRTVILGEGKDKGTIAIAEGQEFMPVSQVIVPIISRGDTIGTVIIFTRESGVVLTDVEAKIAETAATFLGKQMEE
- the yabG gene encoding sporulation peptidase YabG, with product MPFKVNDIVVRKSHGFDLLFKVIDVIENRGTRHYLLHGLNMRIIADAPEDDLMPASLTRINEYDEPYQKKANYLIKKIAQSKDFRKSNVMRSNRSEPYGKPGTVLHIDGDEGYLNICLDAYKKANIIAYGEIVDEKEQPDKVVALLNKYKPDILVLTGHDGVKNTRNYSDLNNYRNSKYFVEAVKKARSYEPSLDDLVIFAGACQSNYEALISSGANYASSPERVLIHCLDPVLVCEKVAYAHINEIVKIEELIQDTITGSAGIGGLQTMGKFRYGVPKAKF
- a CDS encoding Veg family protein — its product is MADRLALHEIKKKLDDHVGSRVRLKTNGGRKKTIIREGFLEKTYPSIFIIVIDGHGTTRRVSYSYSDILTDTVELTLMKGEKEIRCM